A single genomic interval of Arctopsyche grandis isolate Sample6627 chromosome 8, ASM5162203v2, whole genome shotgun sequence harbors:
- the LOC143916025 gene encoding N(4)-(Beta-N-acetylglucosaminyl)-L-asparaginase-like, with amino-acid sequence MTLVIVTMRSMVQFTCLLALLLLLNPSPCRGQLPLVITTWRFVNAGEEGWRTIQNGSSLDAIEKGCSVCEIEQCDGTVGYGGSPDETGETTLDSLIMDGNTMNVGAVAAIRRIKNVISVARKVLENTAHSMIAGDLATKFAVEMGFKEESLSTSTSIDIWQKWLEKTCQPNFWENVTPNPKTNCGPYTPIRKITKKTKSLRNKYKIGSENHDTISMIAIDIHGSVAAGTSTNGARHKIPGRVGDSPLVGSGAYADSTVGAAVATGDGDVMLRFVPSFLAVEEMRRGTTPSEAARMAIVRIAQVYPSFSGAVIAVHKSGIYGAACHGMKEFPFVIGNPSIDGVHIESVTCTEPYVTKT; translated from the exons ATGACATTAGTGATAGTGACGATGAGGTCGATGGTACAATTTACTTGTCTGTTGGCACTTTTGCTGCTTTTAAATCCATCTCCATGCCGTGGCCAGCTTCCGCTCGTTATCACCACTTGGAGATTTGTTAATGCTGGCGAAGAAG GCTGGAGAACGATTCAAAATGGTTCATCTCTCGACGCAATCGAAAAGGGATGTTCCGTCTGTGAAATTGAACAGTGTGATGGGACCGTCGGTTACGGTGGGAGTCCAGATGAAACTGGTGAGACTACGTTGGATTCGCTAATTATGGATGG GAATACTATGAATGTTGGAGCTGTAGCTGCAATAAGgagaataaaaaatgtaatttctgTAGCAAGAAAAGTCTTGGAAAACACTGCACATTCCATGATAGCCGGCGATTTAGCTACTAAGTTTGCAGTAGAAATGGGTTTTAAGGAAGAATCATTGTCTACATCGACCTCTATAGATATTTGGCAGAAGTGGTTAGAAAAAACATGTCAACCCAATTTTTGGGAG aATGTGACCCCAAATCCAAAAACAAACTGCGGTCCATATACTCCCATAAGAAAGATAaccaaaaaaacaaaatctttaagaaataaatataaaatcggAAGTGAAAATCATGATACTATAAGCATGATAGCCATAGATATTCATGGAAGTGTTGCTGCTGGAACGTCCACTAATGGAGCGAGGCACAAAATACCCGG AAGAGTGGGAGATTCTCCATTAGTAGGGTCTGGTGCGTACGCTGACAGTACAGTTGGTGCAGCGGTCGCCACCGGAGACGGAGATGTAATGCTTAGATTTGTGCCAAG ttttttggccGTCGAGGAAATGCGAAGAGGCACCACACCTTCTGAAGCTGCAAGGATGGCGATTGTTCGAATTGCTCAAGTTTATCCAAGTTTTTCCGGAGCTGTTATAGCAGTTCATAAATCAGGAATTTATGGTGCAGCTTGCCATGGTATGAAAGAGTTTCCTTTCGTCATAGGTAATCCTAGTATTGACGGTGTTCATATTGAAAGTGTTACATGTACAGAGCCATATGTTACAAAAACTTAA
- the yip2 gene encoding yippee interacting protein 2 isoform X1, giving the protein MATSVKGIFIVGAKRTPFGTYGGVFKAKSAADLQLVAAQAALKSANVAADKVDSVIIGNVMANTSPDGIFLPRHVSLRCGVPLDKPALAINRLCGSGFQAVINGAQDILTGVARIALTGGVDNMSQAPFAVRNIRFGTPLGASIAFEDTLWVGLTDTYCKLPMALTAENLGEQYKIPRAEVDKFALRSQHLWKAGFDAGAFNAEIAPVTVNIKRKDVEVTVDEHPKPQTTIEGLNKLSTVFKKDGVVTAGSASGICDGAGAILLASEEAVKAEGLTPLARLAGWSTVGVEPSIMGIGPVPAIQNLLKATNLTLNDIDLIEINEAFGVQTMACAQALKLDMNKLNVNGGAIALGHPLAASGARITAHLVHELKRRGLKRGIGSACIGGGQGIALLIEV; this is encoded by the exons ATGGCTACTTCAGTTAaag GTATTTTCATTGTCGGGGCCAAACGAACTCCGTTTGGTACATATGGAGGCGTTTTCAAAGCAAAATCTGCAGCCGATCTTCAACTTGTAGCAGCGCAGGCAGCGTTGAAGAGTGCCAACGTTGCAGCCGATAAAGTTGATTCCGTCATTATCGGAAACGTTATGGCG AATACTTCTCCCGATGGTATTTTCTTACCTCGCCATGTTTCGTTGCGATGTGGCGTTCCATTGGACAAACCGGCATTAGCCATCAATAGATTGTGCGGATCTGGATTCCAGGCTGTCATAAATGGAGCGCAA GATATTTTAACAGGTGTAGCAAGAATTGCTTTGACTGGTGGTGTCGATAATATGTCACAAGCGCCATTTGCGGTACGTAACATAAGATTCGGCACCCCTCTTGGTGCTTCGATTGCATTTGAAGATACTCTCTGGGTTGGCCTCACCGATACCTATTGTAAATTGCCCATGGCTTTAACAGCTGAAAATCTTGGAGAGCAGTATAAGATTCCCCGAGCTGAAGTTGATAAATTTGCTCTTAGATCCCAGCATTTGTGGAAAGCAG GTTTTGATGCTGGTGCTTTCAATGCTGAAATAGCTCCGGTCACAGTTAACATTAAAAGAAAAGATGTGGAAGTGACTGTAGATGAACATCCAAAACCACAAACCACCATTGAAGgtttaaataaactttcaacaGTTTTTAAGAAAGACGGTGTCGTAACAGCTGGCTCTGCTTCC GGAATTTGTGATGGAGCTGGAGCTATATTATTAGCCAGTGAAGAAGCAGTGAAAGCAGAAGGACTCACACCACTTGCACGCTTGGCTGGATGGTCTACAGTCGGTGTAGAGCCTAGCATTATGGGAATTGGTCCCGTGCCAGCAATCCAAAATTTGCTCAAAGCCACCAACCTCACCCTGAATGATATCGACCTTATTGag ATTAACGAAGCATTCGGTGTCCAAACTATGGCTTGTGCTCAAGCGTTGAAATTGGATATGAATAAGCTTAACGTAAATGGAGGTGCTATTGCCCTTGGACATCCATTGGCAGCATCTGGAGCTCGTATCACAGCTCACCTTGTCCATGAACTCAA GCGTCGCGGTTTGAAGAGAGGAATTGGATCTGCTTGCATTGGCGGCGGACAAGGCATTGCTTTATTGATCGAAGTTTAA
- the LOC143915101 gene encoding uncharacterized protein LOC143915101 produces MIVLPSRFSKRPNYDMHNCESLSTLCINVITENFDRYTREMIYLPTTIKNKLFQIASRRFQILQNIDILSSLLHPNIREIDFTNCDVTTEMIETISICHNVEKLQMVCNATVSKKALLQLISGVPCLRLLRAKKCVNIDDDFVEVLVKHCALLKILDIAKCSITDVSMLQIGRLKLSALDISGMIISDKGFNDFISGDCKETLKELIVSCTATSCRMIENELANLKIFVNHSHVAFDNSQNMKQLSWVVK; encoded by the exons ATGATTGTTTTGCCATCACGATTCAGCAAGCGGCCTAATTATGATATGCACAACTGTGAATCTCTTTCAACTCT ATGCATCAATGTTATCACAGAAAATTTTGATCGATATACTCGAGAAATGATCTATTTACCCacaactataaaaaataaattattccaaatTGCGTCTCGCAGATTCCAGATATTgcaaaatattgacattttgtcGAGTTTATTACATCCTAATATTAGAGAAATTGATTTCACCAATTGCGATGTTACAACTGAAATGATTGAAACTATATCTATCTGCCATAATgtagaaaaattacaaatggtATGTAATGCGACCGTATCAAAAAAGG CATTGTTACAACTAATATCTGGTGTACCTTGCTTGAGATTGCTCAGAGCTAAAAAATGTGTCAATATCGATGATGACTTTGTAGAAGTGTTGGTCAAACATTGCGCATTGTTAAAAATCTTAGATATCGCAAAATGTAGTATCACAGATGTTTCGATGCTTCAAATAGGTAGATTGAAACTATCTGCTCTTGATATTTCGGGTATGATT ATATCCGACAAAGGATTTAACGATTTCATATCAGGGGATTGTAAAGAAACTCTCAAGGAATTAATTGTTTCCTGTACAGCCACAAGCTGTCGCATGATTGAGAATGAGTTggccaatttaaaaatatttgtaaatcatTCCCATGTGGCATTCG ataaTTCTCAGAATATGAAGCAATTGTCTTgggttgtaaaataa
- the Clc gene encoding clathrin light chain produces MDDFGEPLPVAMAEEDAAAAFLARETAHLQGLEEELPHIGEAAPAPAAPAAPIIPFATDEGSPTHFDIDGTTTPPQIVFDAPSPTPMKQIEKEEPEKIRKWREEQKLRLEQKDAEEELRKQEMKEVAKKELEEWYANHEEQISKTKAANRSAEKQFVAESDEMEPGTEWERIAKLCDFNPKSAKSSKDISRMRSIILQLKQTGLTTPKKA; encoded by the exons ATGGACGACTTCGGCGAACCGTTGCCCGTCGCGATGGCGGAGGAGGACGCGGCGGCCGCATTCTTGGCGAGGGAAACGGCTCACTTGCAGGGGCTCGAGGAGGAGCTGCCGCACATCGGGGAAGCCGCCCCGGCCCCCGCAGCCCCCGCGGCCCCCATCATCCCCTTCGCCACCGACGAGGGCTCTCCCACGCACTTCGACATCGACGGGACGACCACTCCTCCTCAGATCG TATTCGATGCTCCGTCTCCAACGCCGATGAAACAAATAGAAAAGGAAGAGCCTGAAAAAATACGTAAATGGAGAGAAGAACAAAAATTACGGCTCGAACAAAaag ATGCCGAAGAAGAATTAAGAAAGCAAGAAATGAAAGAAGTGGCGAAGAAAGAATTGGAAGAGTGGTATGCCAATCATGAAGAACAAATTAGCAAAACGAAAGCTGCAAATAG GAGTGCTGAAAAACAATTTGTAGCTGAAAGCGATGAAATGGAGCCGGGAACTGAATGGGAACGCATTGCTAAACTTTGTGATTTCAATCCAAAATCGGCAAAATCAAGCAAAGATATATCTCGAATGCGATCGATAATCTTACAACTGAAGCAGACTGGTCTCACAACACCAAAAAAGGCATAA
- the Tim8 gene encoding translocase of inner membrane 8, with product MDSFDPGSSDSSKLDSGELQEFLQIEKQKAQLNAQIHEFNDFCWDKCMDKPGSKLDSKTENCLTNCVERFLDVSFLITNRFAQLMQKSGS from the exons ATGGATTCGTTTGATCCAGGCTCGTCTGATTCCTCGAAACTCGATAGCGGAGAACTGCAAGAATTCTTGCAAATAGAAAAGCAAAAAGCGCAGCTAAATGCACAG ATACACGAATTCAACGATTTTTGTTGGGATAAATGCATGGATAAACCTGGAAGCAAACTCGATTCAAAAACTGAAAATTGCCTAACAAACTGTGTAGAGCGATTTTTGGACGTTTCGTTTTTGATAACCAACAGATTTGCGCAGCTGATGCAGAAGAGCGGAAGCTAA
- the yip2 gene encoding yippee interacting protein 2 isoform X2 has protein sequence MANTSPDGIFLPRHVSLRCGVPLDKPALAINRLCGSGFQAVINGAQDILTGVARIALTGGVDNMSQAPFAVRNIRFGTPLGASIAFEDTLWVGLTDTYCKLPMALTAENLGEQYKIPRAEVDKFALRSQHLWKAGFDAGAFNAEIAPVTVNIKRKDVEVTVDEHPKPQTTIEGLNKLSTVFKKDGVVTAGSASGICDGAGAILLASEEAVKAEGLTPLARLAGWSTVGVEPSIMGIGPVPAIQNLLKATNLTLNDIDLIEINEAFGVQTMACAQALKLDMNKLNVNGGAIALGHPLAASGARITAHLVHELKRRGLKRGIGSACIGGGQGIALLIEV, from the exons ATGGCG AATACTTCTCCCGATGGTATTTTCTTACCTCGCCATGTTTCGTTGCGATGTGGCGTTCCATTGGACAAACCGGCATTAGCCATCAATAGATTGTGCGGATCTGGATTCCAGGCTGTCATAAATGGAGCGCAA GATATTTTAACAGGTGTAGCAAGAATTGCTTTGACTGGTGGTGTCGATAATATGTCACAAGCGCCATTTGCGGTACGTAACATAAGATTCGGCACCCCTCTTGGTGCTTCGATTGCATTTGAAGATACTCTCTGGGTTGGCCTCACCGATACCTATTGTAAATTGCCCATGGCTTTAACAGCTGAAAATCTTGGAGAGCAGTATAAGATTCCCCGAGCTGAAGTTGATAAATTTGCTCTTAGATCCCAGCATTTGTGGAAAGCAG GTTTTGATGCTGGTGCTTTCAATGCTGAAATAGCTCCGGTCACAGTTAACATTAAAAGAAAAGATGTGGAAGTGACTGTAGATGAACATCCAAAACCACAAACCACCATTGAAGgtttaaataaactttcaacaGTTTTTAAGAAAGACGGTGTCGTAACAGCTGGCTCTGCTTCC GGAATTTGTGATGGAGCTGGAGCTATATTATTAGCCAGTGAAGAAGCAGTGAAAGCAGAAGGACTCACACCACTTGCACGCTTGGCTGGATGGTCTACAGTCGGTGTAGAGCCTAGCATTATGGGAATTGGTCCCGTGCCAGCAATCCAAAATTTGCTCAAAGCCACCAACCTCACCCTGAATGATATCGACCTTATTGag ATTAACGAAGCATTCGGTGTCCAAACTATGGCTTGTGCTCAAGCGTTGAAATTGGATATGAATAAGCTTAACGTAAATGGAGGTGCTATTGCCCTTGGACATCCATTGGCAGCATCTGGAGCTCGTATCACAGCTCACCTTGTCCATGAACTCAA GCGTCGCGGTTTGAAGAGAGGAATTGGATCTGCTTGCATTGGCGGCGGACAAGGCATTGCTTTATTGATCGAAGTTTAA
- the LOC143916024 gene encoding protein MMS22-like: MFLLDCSTANNHHTKKCNDNISLEKWGCLKSSIITTENRRLDSIQLFNNVYERGCLERHADELFALSRSFFRFLDNAARNNKLPNTSSTQNSFHSNFGFLRESIVDFFNFIQETLKDYIRNNENYNLKNVIPTPDVKEQLFSFRLLVNKINCLPDFILNNCLSEYGNQCTLASFHIFHLYLELFWMQFVIAMQYRCIENSFSRENLLETEDFESERVYTNTDQNFEPEVEREIEWILYNLMSLSSKCYDAKGSKGIFSCSCVENMWHSLQISIDKLSNENKSAGFWKYYNTIVLKYVLQVEDINLNTKKKSCNVFDAMDNIKSNKPLEFSLTLLSRLANFYDKGFQEVPPPENVNSNFAILEAILKYIIKNDEGISEISMRDIMKQIIKISNVWTEPKSEIITLLWEYFHKRLNSAFSVIGQDISSSSLQTSFFNSSIAEIVSDLNLCLSTLDISKNCTRIENSFFLFITLLGTHLKNSIALRQTSYCQKIKVMAKATDDVIMCNKLQDLIVQLPFDNLPWNKKQILIKTHLIILYLYVENNRSISKVSIPVKSILNKYCSLRDSESMSLSKIALNGYLEILEISSEFQNDEHILLDSWISKYLNVCSLPDLYKVLEMFNNILSKLQILCSYQMNLNNSVLSLTNAFFQHILTTIKTLYSNGVSALQIGDLAFGFAKFVLENEVFSKQYESFQNLIKYFIDIESVNERVIRHYFSLILQDDQVLQSLSNSNKNCQSLLIHCWIKCAFISTEELADDDAHLMLLICQLEEFSSLNITPGYSDREQKNLCKFFYALNQSWINCQDANEKKIFRNRVNQYLNNVEKYVATFIKTPVSLQHSIQIFIALGSLFLHCSPIIYTRADPTCLLHRLVNTILLPHQLFMDKKHHNYVLSGICKSWYIFMTGLYKLDHKNDIYIEKVMRDMVVQYLPHFVEKTLNRDSPFNVTNSMIPNKYSSDFLLEKYILEKIASHFITCRGKQSHVHSTKALCIVHNLCLTNDINMLQIIVLNTLPSIFEQLMFCDNSNPNKRISEQIVNLICNSPCRNETVDIRYEVKEVLVKSCQKHLAFNSSSFFKLVTNVSPFLGVQLMETFLSLLKAEISKIENMRGVGFDLGLRNGIREIETHFKQNK; this comes from the exons ATGTTTTTATTAGATTGCAGCACAGCAAACAATCACCACACGAAGAAGTGCAATGATAACATTTCATTGGAGAAATGGGGTTGCTTAAAAAGTAGTATTATTACCACCGAGAATCGCCGACTTGATTCGATCCAATTATTCAACAATGTATACGAAAGGGGCTGTCTTGAGCGACATGCAGATGAGCTATTTGCACTTTCAAG ATCATTTTTTCGATTCCTCGATAATGCTGCTAGGAATAATAAATTACCGAATACGTCTTCCACTCAAAATAGTTTTCATTCCAACTTTGGCTTTTTGAGAGAATCTATAGtagattttttcaatttcatccaGGAAACTTTGAAAGATTATATTAGaaacaatgaaaattataatttgaaaaatgtaataCCTACACCAGATGTTAAAGAACAACTTTTTTCGTTTCGTCTATtggtcaataaaataaattgtcttccagactttattttaaataattgtctATCAGAATATGGAAATCag tgTACTTTGGCGTCTTTCCACATATTTCATCTGTATTTGGAGTTATTCTGGATGCAATTTGTGATTGCAATGCAATACAGatgtattgaaaattcattttctCGAGAAAATTTGCTGGAAACTGAAGATTTTGAAAGTGAACGAGTGTATACAAACACTGATCAAAATTTTGAACCAGAAGTAGAACGAGAAATCGAATGGATTTTATACAATCTAATGTCGCTATCCAGCAAATGCTATGATGcg aaaggaTCGAAAGGAATATTTTCATGTAGTTGTGTTGAAAATATGTGGCATTCACTACAAATTTCTATTGATAAATTGTCGAATGAAAACAAATCTGCTGGATTTTGGAAGTACTATAATactattgtgttaaaatatgTACTACAAGTTGAAGACATCAACTTGaacactaaaaaaaaatcatgtaatGTTTTCGATGCAATggataatataaaatcaaataagcCTTTAGAATTTTCTCTAACTTTACTTTCGAGACTAGCCAATTTCTACGATAAAGGCTTTCAAGAAGTTCCACCACCTGAAAAC GTGAACTCCAATTTTGCAATTTTAGAAGCTATcctaaaatacattattaaaaacGATGAAGGTATATCAGAAATAAGTATGCGAGatataatgaaacaaattattaaaatttctaaTGTATGGACAGAGCCTAAAAGTGAAATAATTACATTATTGTGGGAATATTTTCATAAGAGATTAAATTCAGCCTTTTCAGTCATTGGACAAGATATCAGCTCTTCTTCTCTTCAAACCAgtttttttaa ttcTTCAATTGCTGAGATTGTAtcagatttaaatttatgtCTATCAACATTGGATATATCGAAAAATTGCACAAGAATTGAAAATAGCTTTTTCCTCTTTATCACTTTACTGGGAACACATTTAAAGAATAGTATTGCTCTACGGCAAACCAGTTACTGCCAAAAGATTAAAG ttatggCAAAAGCAACAGATGACGTCATTATG TGCAATAAGCTACAAGATTTAATTGTGCAACTACCGTTTGATAATCTACCGTGGAACAAGAAACAAATTCTTATAAAAACTCATCTTATTATTCTTTATTTGTATGTGGAAAACAATAGATCCATTAGTAAAGTTTCCATACCCGTCAAATCGATACTGAATAAATATTGTTCTTTGAGAGATAGTGAATCAATGAGTCTCAGTAAGATAGCCTTAAATGGTTACTTGGAAATACTAGAAATTAGTTCTGAATTTCAAAACGATGAGCACATATTATTAG ATTCTTggatatcaaaatatttaaatgtgtgcAGCCTACCTGATCTATACAAAGTCTTGGaaatgtttaacaatattttgtcAAAGCTACAGATTCTTTGTTCATATCAAATGAATTTGAATAACAGTGTTTTGTCACTTACAAATGCTTTTTTCCAACACATTCTCACAACCATTAAAACTCTCTATTCTAATGGTGTATCAGCTTTACAAATAGGCGATTTAGCATTTGGATTTGCTAAATTTGTCTTAGAAAATGAAGTGTTTTCAAAACAATAtgaaagttttcaaaatttgatcaagtattttattgatattgaaaGTGTAAATGAAag GGTCATTCGTCATTATTTTAGTTTGATTTTACAAGACGATCAAGTGTTGCAGTCTCTTTcgaatagtaataaaaattgtcAGAGTCTTCTAATTCACTGTTGGATTAAATGTGCTTTCATATCCACGGAAGAATTAGCTGACGATGATGCACACTTAATGCTATTGATATGTCAATTAGAAGAATTTTCCTCATTAAATATTACACCCGGATATAGTgatagagagcaaaaaaatttatgtaaattcttTTATGCCTTAAATCAATCTTGGATTAATTGTCAg GatgcaaatgaaaaaaaaatcttcagaaATAGAGTAaatcaatatttgaacaatGTTGAGAAATATGTTGCAACATTTATAAAAACACCAGTGTCACTTCAACATTCGATACAAATATTTATCGCACTTGGAAGCTTATTTTTACATTGCTCTCCTATTATTTATACCAGA GCTGATCCAACTTGTTTACTTCACCGCCTTGTAAATACTATTTTACTACCGCATCAATTATTCATGGATAAGAAACATCATAATTATGTGTTATCGGGAATTTGTAAAAGTTGGTATATATTCATGACAGGATTGTACAAGCTGGATCATAAAAATGACATATATATCGAAAAAGTGATGAGAGATATGGTTGTTCAATACCTACCGCATTTCGTTGAGAAAACTTTAAATAGGGATTCTCCATTCAACGTGACGAACTCAATGATTCCAAACAAATACAGTTCAGATTTCCTTCTGGAAAAATACATATTGGAAAAAATAGCATCTCACTTTATAACCTGTAGAGGAAAACAAAGTCATGTTCATTCCACTAAG GCGTTATGTATAGTGCATAATCTTTGTTTAACAAATGACATTAATATGCTACAAATTATTGTACTCAATACGTTGCCTTCAATTTTCGAACAGTTGATGTTCTGCGATAATTCAAATCCCAACAAGAGAATCTCTGAACAAATTGTGAATTTAATATGCAACAGTCCATGCAGAAATGAAACTGTCGATAtaag atatgAAGTAAAAGAAGTCTTAGTGAAATCGTGTCAAAAACATTTAGCCTTCAATTCCagctcattttttaaattagttacTAATGTATCACCATTTCTTGGCGTCCAATTGATGGAAACTTTTTTGTCATTATTGAAAGCGGAAATTTCTAAAATAGAAAACATGAGAGGTGTCGGATTTGATCTTGGACTCAg aaaTGGCATTCGTGAAATTGAAACACATTTCAAACAGAATAAGTGA
- the LOC143915236 gene encoding uncharacterized protein LOC143915236 has protein sequence MAATGGVGVGVMSDAGRTKKKWRQPRPKPRKKRPRNPEEWHKQKQKRLRIAGKEHINTNGKLIPEKKPGDDCHCRRKCYERIPEAVRMKTFEGFYSMKTHDEQNAYLFGLMRQVDIKRKRKKDSSRRTCTFEYFIRVRGRETQVCQTAFKNIHAITERKVRVLCKKMDDGVMFPNDNRGKNRSNRLGAIRLAPEIIDQIKSHIYSIVHTHRLKDFIRMDKLSGLEINIAKMWKDYVKTYEPSFSHFFESPFKTKKKTNTPEEQQSQPQIISNNIPQEIAGPSSDAYCLAYSGNGNIVNLTDNYISPTMVTSNQYTSQHISMGSYLNADKINYYPQRQVVVQPGNVQQLISSDPLTLPLAGQQSYSHTHAEQNTFFIVQSLPAPPLKREQAFEDSSKTDKTKMKTRGPVVRQWRYTAIFHDEINGEILAAIKTRLPLYFSESDNVKKSKVKTASPKPASPVQQCQIVQCQQQQQQQPQQQPQQQSMHGPPVVPQSLQHLHG, from the exons ATGGCAGCCACTGGTGGTGTCGGTGTCGGCGTCATGTCTGATGCAGGTCGCACCAAAAAGAAATGGAGACAACCGAGACCAAAACCTCGAAAGAAGCGTCCCAGAAATCCAGAAG AGTGGCACAAGCAAAAGCAAAAGCGTCTGCGAATTGCTGGTAAAGAACATATAAACACGAATGGAAAATTAATACCTGAAAAGAAGCCCGGCGACGATTGTCACTGTAGGAGGAAGTGTTATGAAAGAATACCTGAAGCAGTCAGAATGAAAACATTTGAGGGATTTTACTCGATGAAGACTCACGATGAGCAGAACGCATATCTGTTCGGACTGATGAGGCAAGTAGacataaaaagaaaaaggaaaaaGGATAGCAGTCGGCGAACCTGcacttttgaatatttcataagAGTACGAGGCAGAGAGACGCAAGTTTGCCAGACGGCGTTTAAAAACATTCACGCAATAACTGAAAGGAAAGTGCGGGTGTTGTGCAAGAAAATGGACGACGGAGTCATGTTCCCTAACGACAACCGAGGAAAGAATAGATCGAACCGACTAGGAGCTATTAGATTAGCGCCAGAAATTATTGATCAGATCAAAAGTCATATTTATTCAATAGTGCACACGCATCGTTTAAAAGACTTCATCAGAATGGACAAATTGTCAGGATTAGAAATAAATATTGCGAAAATGTGGAAAGACTACGTAAAAACGTACGAACCATCATTTTCACACTTTTTTGAATCgccattcaaaacaaaaaagaaaactaACACCCCCGAAGAGCAACAAAGTCAACCGCAAATAATCTCCAATAACATTCCACAAGAGATTGCCGGTCCGTCTTCCGATGCGTATTGCCTCGCATACTCCGGCAACGgcaatattgtaaatttaacgGATAACTATATATCACCGACGATGGTCACTTCAAATCAATATACTTCACAACACATCAGTATGGGCAGTTATTTAAATGCCGACAAAATCAACTATTATCCTCAGCGACAGGTGGTAGTTCAACCTGGGAACGTGCAACAGTTGATTTCTTCGGATCCCCTGACTTTACCACTTGCTGGGCAGCAATCATATTCTCACACCCACGCCGAACAGAACACCTTTTTCATAGTCCAATCTCTTCCAGCGCCACCTCTCAAGAGGGAGCAAGCTTTCGAAGATAGCAGCAAAACTGACAAAACCAAAATGAAAACACGCGGTCCCGTCGTCAGGCAGTGGAGATATACGGCGATCTTTCATGATGAAATCAACGGTGAAATACTCGCAGCGATTAAAACTCGACTGCCGCTATACTTTTCTGAAAGTGACAATGTTAAGAAAAGCAAAGTGAAGACAGCGTCTCCGAAACCCGCTAGTCCCGTTCAACAATGTCAGATAGTACAATGTCAACAGCAGCAACAGCAACAACCTCAACAACAGCCACAACAACAGTCTATGCACGGCCCACCGGTAGTACCTCAATCGTTGCAACACCTTCATGGCTGA